A section of the Pseudorasbora parva isolate DD20220531a chromosome 2, ASM2467924v1, whole genome shotgun sequence genome encodes:
- the LOC137047921 gene encoding uncharacterized protein has translation MFHIVEFIESSEVEVVPSSWVQNGTCAWPTYKSVAKIQKAVTLHESPNHTWSAFRVRIIHSTDTYQEARLKLPQATLMSDLQTEDDDDDRPAYTKRKNRGNKRNHSSEDDEENYFASKRLEKTVRIEDHSEVFAAPQIPSPPRTMVEPLRTPSRHTDGIASPTTSRNNLRPCPSAVGDGDRTCCSSSCVSLLTEVLKAQEVIKQQLAIILKNQQKQNSAQSQSDELPDITTFNLPLSDLSDLERLENQIKDQPEQMKKLVTYLGTIGGFSTKEAVWRILGKLLTNSLAKIINWSGANQKVAFRALALRTIVVNAVRTNAHTKSSTDKEVERYITRWLQLAPDRDGGRKERAKSNVLNV, from the exons ATGTTCCATATTGTGGAGTTCATCGAATCATCTGAAGTGGAAGTTGTGCCATCTTCATGGGTGCAGAATGGTACCTGTGCTTGGCCGACTTACAAATCTGTGGCTAAGATCCAGAAGGCTGTAACACTCCATGAATCCCCTAATCATACTTGGTCTGCCTTCAGGGTGCGGATTATTCACAGCACAG ACACGTATCAGGAAGCTCGGCTCAAACTTCCACAAGCAACTCTGATGTCTGATTTGCAGacagaggatgatgatgatgatcgtCCAGCATAcacaaaaagaaagaacag GGGAAATAAAAGAAACCACTCTAGTGAGGATGATGAAGAGAATTACTTTGCAAGCAAGAGACTGGAAAAAACAGTCAGGATTGAGGATCACTCAGAAGTTTTTGCAGCACCCCAAATACCTTCACCACCAAGGACTATGGTAGAACCTCTGAGGACTCCATCCAGACACACAGATGGTATTGCAAGTCCTACCACCTCTAGGAATAATTTACGCCCATGTCCCAGTGCAGTTGGAGATGGAGACAGAACATGTTGCAGCTCATCATGTGTTT CCCTGCTCACTGAAGTTTTAAAAGCACAAGAGGTCATCAAACAACAACTTGCCATCATTCTGAAGAATCAGCAGAAACAGAACAGTGCTCAGTCGCAGAGTGATGAACTTCCAGACATCACCACATTCAACCTCCCTTTGTCAGATTTATCTGATCTGGAAAGGCTTGAAAATCAAATAAAGGATCAGCCAGAACAAATGAAGAAGTTG GTAACCTATTTAGGAACTATTGGTGGGTTTTCGACTAAAGAAGCTGTGTGGCGTATCCTGGGAAAGCTTTTGACAAACTCCTTGGCAAAAATAATTAACTGGAGTGGTGCAAACCAAAAAGTGGCATTTCGTGCATTGGCCCTCAGGACTATTGTAGTCA ATGCAGTGAGGACAAATGCCCATACCAAGAGCTCCACTGATAAAGAGGTGGAAAGGTATATAACAAGATGGCTACAACTTGCTCCTGACAGAGATGGAGGAAGGAAGGAAAGAGCGAAGTCGAACGTGTTAAATGTTTAG